In the genome of Bacillus sp. S3, one region contains:
- a CDS encoding CamS family sex pheromone protein — protein sequence MRKLSLLALSLVFLLSACAPNFQKQNEAVQTKEKVKGKAIIPKYNISDKYYRTILPFEPGEARGLVVNNINTRYDLNEFEIGLMRIAQNSFDTEKYFFREGQEIKGKTIRQWLNRLYTDAQLKEKNIKAEDNIGLNPVDNSAAGSEPTSPIYLAHILEHDYLTKDDKGNVALSGVTIGLALNSIYYYKLVKDGDTFEKKIEFSEMEKEGKKLAGEVVKRVRNMKNLKDVPITIALFEQESKSSVTPGRFFAYSTVNQGSSTLNDWEKVNEKYYLFPSTAATNDHRDDTIAFLNFKQDVEEYFPNFNGVIGKAFYVDDQLQDLNITIPIQFYGKTEGIGFAQYVTGLVMEHFPKYLSVSVSVTSVDGPEALIVRKADANEPFVYIYQ from the coding sequence GAAGCCGTTCAAACAAAGGAGAAAGTAAAAGGGAAGGCGATTATTCCTAAATATAATATATCAGATAAATATTACCGGACGATTCTGCCATTCGAACCAGGGGAAGCACGCGGATTGGTCGTCAATAATATCAATACAAGATATGACTTAAATGAGTTTGAAATAGGTTTAATGCGAATTGCCCAAAATAGCTTTGATACAGAAAAGTATTTTTTTCGTGAAGGCCAAGAAATTAAAGGAAAGACCATTAGACAATGGTTAAACCGCCTATATACAGACGCGCAGCTTAAGGAAAAGAATATAAAAGCGGAAGATAATATCGGCTTAAACCCGGTGGATAATAGTGCCGCCGGAAGTGAACCCACAAGTCCGATCTATTTAGCCCATATTTTAGAACATGATTATCTGACAAAAGATGATAAAGGGAATGTGGCGCTCTCCGGAGTCACGATTGGTCTTGCGTTAAACTCCATCTACTACTATAAATTAGTTAAGGATGGAGATACGTTTGAGAAAAAGATTGAGTTTAGTGAAATGGAGAAGGAAGGGAAGAAACTGGCTGGTGAAGTGGTCAAACGCGTCCGCAATATGAAAAATTTGAAGGACGTTCCGATTACCATTGCGTTATTTGAACAAGAGAGCAAGTCATCTGTGACGCCAGGAAGATTCTTTGCCTATAGCACCGTGAACCAAGGGAGTTCAACTCTAAATGATTGGGAAAAGGTAAATGAAAAGTACTATTTATTCCCATCAACGGCTGCTACAAACGATCACCGTGATGATACCATTGCCTTCCTAAACTTTAAGCAGGACGTAGAGGAATATTTTCCAAACTTTAATGGTGTCATTGGCAAGGCATTTTACGTCGATGATCAGCTGCAAGATTTAAATATCACCATCCCAATCCAATTCTATGGAAAAACAGAGGGAATTGGCTTTGCTCAATATGTGACAGGATTAGTGATGGAGCATTTTCCTAAGTATCTTTCCGTTTCGGTAAGTGTTACTTCTGTTGATGGACCTGAAGCACTGATTGTTCGAAAAGCAGATGCAAACGAACCGTTCGTTTATATTTATCAATGA
- the pruA gene encoding L-glutamate gamma-semialdehyde dehydrogenase has product MIQPYKHEPFTDFTIEENRQAYLKALETVEGYLGQDYDLVIGGEKVTTEDKIVSYNPSNKEEVIGRVSKANQELAEKAMQAAVEAFKTWKKTKPEVRADVLFKAASIIRRRKHEFSALMTKEAGKPWREADADTAEGIDFLEYYGRQMLALKDGVPVQSRPNEFNRYDYIPLGVGIIISPWNFPFAIMAGTTVAAIVSGNTVLLKPASTTPIIAAKFVEVMEEAGLPKGVLNFVPGSGSEVGDYLVDHKDTRFVSFTGSRDVGLRIFERSSKVNPGQVWMKRLIAEMGGKDTIVVDSEADLELAAQSIVAGAFGFSGQKCSACSRAVIVEDVYDQVLNRAVELTNQLTVGDPTEQATFMGPVNDNNAFKKIMEYIEIGKGEGKLMTGGEGDNSKGYFVKPTIIADLSPTARIMQEEIFGPVVGFTKAKDFTEAIEIANNTEYGLTGAVITKNRAHQEQAREDFHVGNLYFNRSCTGAIVGYQPFGGFNMSGTDSKAGGPDYLLLHMQAKTTSEMY; this is encoded by the coding sequence ATGATTCAACCTTACAAGCATGAACCATTTACAGATTTTACGATTGAAGAAAACCGTCAGGCGTATCTTAAGGCGTTAGAAACAGTAGAGGGTTATTTAGGCCAGGATTACGACCTTGTCATCGGTGGTGAAAAAGTTACAACTGAAGATAAAATCGTTTCCTATAATCCGTCTAATAAAGAAGAAGTCATTGGCCGTGTATCCAAAGCAAACCAGGAGCTTGCCGAAAAAGCCATGCAAGCAGCGGTCGAAGCTTTTAAGACATGGAAAAAGACAAAACCAGAGGTACGTGCAGATGTCCTTTTTAAAGCAGCGTCGATTATTCGCCGCCGCAAGCATGAGTTTTCAGCTCTTATGACGAAAGAAGCTGGTAAGCCATGGAGAGAAGCAGATGCAGATACAGCCGAAGGGATCGACTTCCTTGAATATTATGGCCGTCAAATGCTGGCATTAAAAGATGGCGTTCCCGTACAGAGCCGTCCAAATGAATTTAACCGTTATGACTATATTCCACTAGGTGTTGGTATTATTATTTCACCATGGAACTTCCCATTTGCCATTATGGCAGGAACAACGGTAGCTGCAATCGTATCTGGTAATACCGTTTTATTAAAACCAGCTTCAACTACACCAATTATTGCAGCAAAATTTGTTGAAGTCATGGAAGAAGCAGGTCTTCCTAAAGGCGTATTAAACTTTGTGCCAGGAAGCGGATCTGAAGTGGGTGACTATTTAGTTGACCATAAAGATACTCGTTTCGTCAGCTTCACAGGTTCCCGTGATGTCGGTCTTCGTATTTTTGAACGTTCATCTAAAGTGAACCCTGGTCAAGTATGGATGAAGCGCTTGATTGCAGAAATGGGCGGAAAAGATACGATTGTTGTTGATAGTGAAGCAGATCTTGAACTAGCTGCACAATCTATCGTTGCCGGTGCATTTGGCTTCTCTGGCCAAAAATGTTCTGCATGCTCTCGTGCGGTGATCGTGGAAGACGTATATGACCAAGTGTTAAACCGCGCAGTGGAATTAACCAATCAATTAACGGTCGGTGACCCAACAGAGCAAGCTACATTCATGGGTCCTGTAAACGACAATAATGCGTTTAAGAAAATTATGGAGTACATTGAAATCGGCAAAGGTGAAGGTAAATTAATGACCGGCGGGGAAGGCGATAATTCGAAAGGCTACTTCGTCAAACCAACAATTATTGCAGACCTTTCTCCTACAGCCCGTATTATGCAGGAAGAAATCTTTGGCCCAGTAGTAGGCTTTACAAAAGCAAAAGATTTCACGGAAGCAATCGAAATCGCCAACAATACTGAGTATGGCTTAACAGGTGCTGTTATCACGAAAAACCGTGCTCACCAAGAACAAGCACGTGAAGATTTCCATGTAGGGAACCTATACTTTAACCGTTCTTGTACAGGAGCAATCGTCGGCTACCAGCCATTCGGCGGATTCAACATGTCCGGAACAGACTCTAAAGCAGGCGGTCCTGACTACCTATTGCTGCACATGCAAGCGAAGACAACTTCAGAAATGTACTAA
- a CDS encoding GntR family transcriptional regulator, with amino-acid sequence MKNKIKEQIQSGKLRVGDRVPSEKELTEEFHVSQITTKNALSGLAEEGIVERIKGKGTFVCESNLTAFISMPNKQKGLIGLILPSMKTKIEQEFVNYIEKYVSKNGHILVIKITRESQFEEADAIEMFREMGVMGIIIFPTEKETYNEAVLRLSLDRFPLVLIDRYMENILTYSVTSENDLGTFEAISYLLNKGHKNIGLISPIITNTVTNERSKGFEDAFLKRRTTINKNLWLLLGFNEISPNKTPKLIREFLFCKPEVTAVFTMNAELALYTHLAISSVKNETGRDIELLTFDPPGITGVSFIKQDIAECSKKTVDLLLEQIEGIYNPTRIYVPVTLKLSENVDLLDTIVT; translated from the coding sequence ATAAAAAATAAAATTAAAGAGCAAATACAATCTGGTAAGCTGCGAGTAGGTGACCGTGTTCCCTCAGAAAAAGAGTTAACTGAGGAATTTCATGTTAGCCAGATCACCACTAAAAATGCACTATCGGGTCTTGCGGAAGAAGGGATCGTAGAAAGAATTAAAGGGAAAGGAACCTTTGTTTGTGAAAGTAACCTAACAGCCTTCATCAGTATGCCAAATAAACAGAAAGGATTAATTGGACTTATTCTTCCTAGTATGAAAACGAAGATTGAGCAAGAGTTTGTCAATTATATTGAGAAGTATGTTTCTAAAAATGGCCATATCTTAGTTATAAAGATCACAAGAGAGTCTCAATTTGAAGAAGCTGATGCTATAGAGATGTTTAGAGAAATGGGAGTAATGGGAATCATTATTTTTCCTACTGAAAAAGAAACTTATAATGAAGCTGTGTTAAGACTCTCATTAGATAGATTTCCGTTAGTATTAATTGACAGGTATATGGAGAATATTTTGACGTATAGTGTGACCTCTGAAAATGACCTTGGAACGTTCGAAGCCATTTCATATTTATTAAATAAAGGACATAAAAATATTGGGCTTATATCTCCAATCATAACAAATACAGTAACTAACGAGAGATCGAAGGGATTTGAAGATGCCTTTTTAAAAAGGAGAACTACAATTAATAAGAATCTATGGCTGCTCCTAGGCTTCAATGAAATTTCTCCGAATAAAACCCCAAAGCTAATTCGAGAATTCCTGTTTTGTAAGCCTGAAGTAACGGCTGTATTTACAATGAATGCAGAGTTAGCCCTTTATACGCATTTAGCAATAAGTTCGGTGAAGAATGAAACAGGCCGTGACATTGAATTGCTGACCTTTGATCCACCTGGTATAACAGGAGTTTCATTTATAAAACAGGATATTGCTGAATGTAGTAAAAAAACCGTTGACCTCCTTTTGGAACAAATTGAGGGGATTTATAATCCGACAAGGATATATGTACCTGTTACTCTAAAATTGAGTGAAAATGTGGATTTGTTAGATACAATCGTAACTTAG
- a CDS encoding glycoside hydrolase family 2 protein, with amino-acid sequence MIENNLPRKEYPRPQFERKDWLNLNGEWNFKFDRENKGEKEKWYKEVNFDKKIIVPFTYETKASGIGEEVFCPNVWYQKRVTIPSEYKNKEITLHIQAADYKTKLWVNGAFVGERKGGQIAFSFNLTDYADETNELNIVVKNEDSQSCFQPRGKQRWLDKSYECWYIQTTGIWQTVWLEFLHEVHVQAVKITPDIDTESVEFAYEVSGDIDPSLVLKTSISFKGEPIKTFEQTIHRPHQTIKTNIASEFHHWRVVHWSPQAPNLYDVEFTLSKNGEVIDSVKSYFGMRKISIENGNVLLNNIPIYQKLILDQGYWEESHLTPPSEEAIIEDIDRTLEMGFNGVRKHMKVEDQRYLYWADKKGLLVWSEMAATYEFSDEAVQNFTEEWIEVVKQHYNHPCIITWTPFNESWGVKNIYTNLKQQKFTEGIYHLTKAIDSMRPVIVNDGWEHTVSDILTLHDYVELGDEFLKRYSEKEKVVNNDIVFNNFKHAMAQGYKYKGQPIIISEYGGIAFNSEKGWGYGNQVKSEEEFLHRYESITQAIKDTPYISGFCYTQITDVQQEVNGLLKENRVPKVDLNKIRAINSK; translated from the coding sequence ATGATAGAAAACAACTTACCAAGAAAAGAATATCCTCGACCCCAATTTGAAAGAAAAGATTGGCTGAATTTAAATGGAGAGTGGAATTTTAAATTTGATCGAGAGAACAAAGGTGAAAAGGAAAAATGGTATAAGGAGGTAAATTTTGATAAAAAAATTATTGTTCCATTTACCTATGAAACAAAAGCCAGCGGCATTGGTGAGGAAGTATTTTGTCCTAATGTCTGGTATCAAAAAAGGGTAACCATTCCTAGTGAATATAAGAATAAGGAGATCACCCTTCATATCCAAGCGGCTGATTATAAAACGAAGCTATGGGTGAACGGAGCTTTTGTTGGTGAACGTAAGGGTGGACAAATCGCTTTTTCTTTTAATCTTACAGATTATGCAGATGAAACAAATGAATTAAATATTGTTGTGAAAAACGAAGATAGTCAAAGCTGCTTCCAGCCAAGAGGAAAACAAAGATGGTTAGACAAGAGTTATGAATGCTGGTATATTCAGACAACCGGGATTTGGCAGACTGTATGGCTTGAATTCTTACATGAAGTACATGTTCAAGCGGTCAAAATCACACCAGATATCGATACAGAATCAGTGGAGTTTGCTTATGAGGTTTCAGGGGACATTGATCCATCGTTAGTCTTGAAAACATCAATTTCGTTTAAAGGCGAGCCAATTAAAACATTTGAACAAACGATACATCGTCCACATCAAACAATCAAAACGAATATTGCAAGTGAGTTTCACCATTGGCGAGTGGTCCACTGGAGTCCTCAAGCCCCTAATTTATATGATGTAGAATTTACTTTATCTAAAAACGGTGAAGTCATAGATTCTGTAAAGTCCTATTTTGGAATGAGAAAGATTTCCATAGAAAATGGAAATGTATTATTGAATAATATACCGATTTATCAAAAACTTATTTTGGATCAGGGTTATTGGGAAGAGTCACATTTAACACCACCTTCAGAAGAAGCGATTATTGAGGATATCGACCGGACACTAGAAATGGGTTTTAATGGTGTAAGAAAGCATATGAAAGTTGAAGATCAACGATATCTATATTGGGCAGATAAAAAAGGTCTCCTTGTTTGGTCTGAAATGGCAGCAACCTATGAATTTTCAGATGAGGCGGTTCAAAATTTTACTGAGGAATGGATTGAGGTTGTTAAACAGCATTATAATCACCCATGCATCATTACCTGGACTCCGTTTAATGAATCTTGGGGTGTGAAAAATATTTATACTAACCTAAAGCAACAAAAGTTTACAGAAGGAATTTATCATCTTACCAAAGCTATTGATAGTATGAGACCTGTTATTGTCAATGATGGCTGGGAGCATACCGTTTCAGACATTCTCACTCTGCACGATTATGTAGAGCTTGGAGATGAGTTTTTAAAACGGTATAGTGAGAAAGAAAAAGTAGTGAATAACGATATAGTGTTTAATAATTTCAAACATGCGATGGCTCAAGGTTATAAATATAAAGGTCAGCCAATCATTATCAGTGAATATGGCGGCATTGCATTTAATTCTGAAAAAGGCTGGGGATATGGTAATCAAGTAAAGAGTGAAGAAGAATTCTTACATCGTTATGAATCTATTACTCAAGCAATAAAAGATACCCCATATATTAGTGGATTTTGCTATACACAAATTACAGATGTGCAGCAAGAGGTTAACGGTTTGCTAAAGGAAAATCGAGTACCTAAAGTAGACTTAAATAAAATTAGAGCAATCAACAGTAAGTAA
- a CDS encoding extracellular solute-binding protein, with protein sequence MRKSVLLMFSILIVSMMALAGCSSSSSGSGGTNDSAKNEIVYWNPFTGPDGENMKQIVNEYNKTNPKFKIKNVSIQADDMYKKIPTAVNSGKGIPDLTIVHAERIKQFVDSDLLTTYDDKLADYPEIKAENYVPAGWNIGDINGSRYSVPLDVHSFVMYYNKDLLEKYAPNALDDNVITFDEIRAAGELSKKDKITGIGITWTRPIFLSIYNQLGGDITSDGEAPTLNTPEAKKALELLKGLVDDKIANKDGEDPGQLFKSGMAIFYPEGIWMQNSVNEAKNLKWGLTSFPQVSPDKIVNWTSSHQFVMFKDKNRSEEKTKGIMDFLDYVRENSLPWAKAGQNPAALATLENAEYQNLPQSFLVKDPEMQNTLKIFDYKYNGFVAEEVDKLVGDAIFGKLDIDKGLKAAQKAVEDKIAANSKK encoded by the coding sequence ATGAGAAAATCAGTGCTGTTAATGTTTTCTATACTTATTGTGTCAATGATGGCTTTGGCAGGATGCAGTTCATCCAGTTCAGGTTCCGGTGGTACTAATGATTCAGCTAAAAATGAAATCGTGTATTGGAACCCGTTTACGGGGCCTGATGGTGAAAATATGAAACAAATTGTTAATGAATACAATAAGACAAATCCAAAGTTCAAAATAAAAAATGTATCCATTCAAGCGGATGATATGTATAAAAAGATTCCAACAGCCGTTAATTCTGGAAAAGGTATTCCTGATCTTACCATTGTCCATGCGGAGAGAATTAAACAGTTTGTAGACAGTGACCTATTAACCACTTATGACGATAAATTGGCTGACTATCCTGAAATTAAAGCTGAAAACTATGTACCAGCGGGATGGAACATTGGTGATATTAATGGAAGTAGATATAGTGTTCCATTAGATGTACACAGTTTTGTCATGTATTACAATAAAGATTTACTAGAAAAATATGCACCAAATGCACTTGATGATAATGTTATTACCTTTGATGAAATAAGAGCGGCTGGAGAATTATCTAAAAAAGATAAAATCACTGGTATTGGTATTACGTGGACTCGACCAATCTTCTTATCGATTTACAATCAACTTGGTGGAGATATCACAAGTGACGGTGAAGCACCAACACTAAATACTCCAGAAGCTAAGAAAGCATTAGAATTATTAAAAGGGTTAGTTGATGACAAAATTGCTAACAAGGATGGAGAAGACCCGGGTCAATTATTCAAATCCGGTATGGCAATCTTTTATCCAGAAGGTATTTGGATGCAAAACAGCGTTAATGAAGCGAAAAATTTAAAATGGGGTTTAACAAGCTTTCCACAGGTTTCACCTGATAAAATTGTCAACTGGACGTCCTCTCATCAATTCGTTATGTTTAAGGACAAAAATCGATCTGAAGAGAAGACAAAGGGTATAATGGATTTCCTTGATTATGTCAGAGAAAATTCACTTCCATGGGCTAAAGCCGGCCAAAACCCGGCAGCATTAGCAACATTAGAAAATGCAGAATATCAAAATTTACCACAGTCATTCTTAGTGAAAGATCCTGAAATGCAAAATACGCTTAAAATCTTTGATTATAAATATAATGGCTTTGTTGCCGAAGAAGTGGATAAATTAGTCGGTGATGCCATATTTGGAAAACTAGACATTGACAAAGGACTTAAAGCGGCTCAAAAAGCAGTTGAGGATAAAATTGCTGCCAATAGTAAAAAATAA
- a CDS encoding carbohydrate ABC transporter permease: MINTGVNEELDMSAATERNSGKKHLNLTPFLYIGPHLILFLIFFLFPTVYGIYISFTNWDLLSEPEFIGFANYKEILFNQDSTFYEQLRTGLGNTFKFVLFTVPACIIVPLFLAAGLHTRPKGLKFFQALFYMPTLFSVSAVMIIFSMLYSVSFGPLNHYLNAETNWLATQPYAWITLVTVTVWWTIGANMIIYQAALNGISKDLYEAASIDGANSVQRFFKITLPSIRAQILYTVIITTIAQFNVYGQPLMLTKGGPTSSTAVLLMYIQENAFGSGNSIAGIGAAMAVILGLCIMVVSAIQFFFLRQRD; encoded by the coding sequence ATGATAAATACGGGAGTGAACGAGGAATTAGATATGTCTGCAGCGACAGAAAGAAATTCAGGAAAAAAACATCTTAATCTTACTCCATTTCTTTATATTGGACCACATCTCATTTTGTTTTTAATTTTCTTTCTCTTTCCTACTGTTTATGGTATTTATATTTCATTTACAAATTGGGATCTATTGAGCGAACCTGAATTTATAGGATTTGCTAATTATAAGGAAATTTTGTTTAATCAGGACTCGACCTTCTATGAACAACTGCGAACAGGGTTGGGAAATACGTTTAAATTTGTACTTTTTACAGTGCCGGCTTGTATCATTGTTCCCTTATTTTTAGCTGCAGGTCTTCACACTAGACCGAAGGGATTGAAGTTTTTTCAAGCATTATTCTACATGCCAACTTTGTTCTCCGTTTCTGCCGTAATGATTATTTTTTCCATGCTTTATAGTGTTTCTTTTGGGCCGCTTAATCATTATCTTAATGCAGAAACGAACTGGTTAGCTACCCAGCCATATGCTTGGATTACATTAGTGACTGTTACGGTTTGGTGGACAATCGGTGCGAATATGATCATTTATCAGGCTGCCCTTAACGGGATTTCAAAAGATTTATACGAGGCTGCCTCTATTGATGGGGCAAATAGTGTTCAAAGATTTTTTAAAATTACTCTACCTAGTATAAGAGCTCAAATATTATATACAGTGATCATTACGACGATTGCACAATTTAATGTTTATGGGCAACCACTCATGCTAACGAAGGGTGGACCAACAAGCTCGACTGCTGTTTTGTTAATGTATATTCAAGAGAACGCATTTGGTTCTGGAAATTCTATTGCAGGTATTGGGGCTGCCATGGCTGTGATCCTGGGTCTATGTATTATGGTCGTTTCTGCCATCCAATTTTTCTTTTTAAGACAACGTGATTAG
- a CDS encoding carbohydrate ABC transporter permease: MYTLKKKGAAKIVSLLFLFIMAFIWIVPLFYTMISSFKSEADIQSNAFTILPIHWVIGNYQDVLFGNTSAPVAKWFMNSLIISISQTVLVLVIVSLAGYGYSRMKFKGRDAIFLFLMATMMFPAVVNLIPLYKIMDTFGWIDSYLAAIVPGAAGVFNIFLVRQFMLGIPIDFDESARVDGASDFQIFLKLILPLLRPVLTVVALFTFTASWNDFLWPSIVFNDVEKMPITPGLQLLQGMYALDVAHALTGALVAIVPTFILYLFTQKYFMDSLSLSSGVKG; the protein is encoded by the coding sequence GTGTATACCTTGAAGAAAAAAGGTGCTGCAAAAATTGTTTCTTTACTTTTTTTATTCATCATGGCTTTTATTTGGATTGTCCCTTTATTTTATACAATGATCTCTTCCTTTAAAAGTGAAGCAGATATACAATCAAATGCATTTACCATTTTACCGATTCATTGGGTTATTGGGAACTATCAGGATGTCCTCTTTGGAAATACAAGTGCACCGGTTGCAAAATGGTTTATGAACTCACTCATTATTTCTATATCACAAACAGTACTCGTGTTAGTAATTGTTTCATTAGCTGGATATGGGTATTCAAGAATGAAATTTAAAGGTAGAGATGCCATCTTTCTTTTTTTAATGGCAACGATGATGTTCCCAGCGGTTGTAAATCTTATTCCACTCTATAAAATTATGGATACCTTTGGATGGATCGATAGTTATTTAGCAGCCATTGTTCCAGGTGCAGCTGGAGTATTTAATATCTTTCTCGTAAGACAGTTTATGCTAGGGATTCCGATAGATTTTGATGAATCAGCGAGAGTGGATGGTGCTTCAGATTTTCAAATATTCTTAAAGTTAATATTACCGTTACTCAGACCTGTTTTAACGGTTGTAGCTCTATTTACATTTACAGCTTCATGGAATGACTTTTTATGGCCATCAATCGTTTTTAATGATGTTGAAAAAATGCCTATTACACCAGGATTACAATTACTACAGGGGATGTATGCGCTAGATGTTGCCCATGCATTAACTGGCGCGCTCGTAGCGATAGTGCCAACATTTATCCTTTATTTATTCACACAAAAATACTTTATGGATTCGCTCTCCTTATCATCTGGGGTTAAAGGGTGA